The region ATGCATTTATGTTTGCACAAATTAATGATGGAAATGCAATTGCAATGCCTTTTGCTAAAGGATTTGGCTGGGGTGGAGACTTAAACTTAGGATATATATTTGAAAAATTATTCCAAGATAAAAGTGGTCAAGGATACCCACCAGAAAGAGTTGTTCCAGAACAAAGAAATAAAAAGATATTAGATGGAGTTAGAAAAGCAGCTTTCAAAGATATCATAACAGTATTAAAAGAAATCGATCAAGATTTACTTAAGGGTGCTATAAGCGGTGAGAAATTCCAGGAATACTTCTTTGCTAATTGCAAATGTGATAAGATGAAGGAATTTGTTCAAAGTATTTTAGGAAAATAGTTAAATACTTCCCACTTTAGAATTGATATAAAACTAATAAGTAAAATGGAATGCTGCATTAGCAATTTTTGAATTGTTAATGCAGCATTCCATTTTTATTTTGCCTATATTTTAAATAAGTGCTGTTTTTTGCA is a window of Clostridium pasteurianum DNA encoding:
- a CDS encoding RpiB/LacA/LacB family sugar-phosphate isomerase, translating into MKIALINENSQAAKNDLIFKTLKKVVEPKGHEVFNYGMYSADDKAQLTYVQNGILAAILLNSGAADYVITGCGTGEGAMLALNSFPGVICGHVEDPSDAFMFAQINDGNAIAMPFAKGFGWGGDLNLGYIFEKLFQDKSGQGYPPERVVPEQRNKKILDGVRKAAFKDIITVLKEIDQDLLKGAISGEKFQEYFFANCKCDKMKEFVQSILGK